Proteins encoded in a region of the Haloglomus salinum genome:
- a CDS encoding winged helix-turn-helix domain-containing protein has protein sequence MEESLWYLLAGTRGSENRARIVRALDEQPRNANRLAEALGVDYNTVRHHLDTLREHEVVVRSGDDYGAVYRLTDRFEAHRDTYERVLETVDHAVEARETGGGVE, from the coding sequence ATGGAGGAGTCACTGTGGTACCTGCTGGCCGGGACGCGTGGCAGCGAGAACCGGGCCCGCATCGTCCGCGCACTCGACGAACAGCCGCGCAACGCCAACCGGCTGGCCGAGGCGCTCGGGGTCGACTACAACACCGTCCGGCACCATCTCGACACGCTCCGTGAACACGAGGTCGTCGTCCGGAGCGGCGACGACTACGGTGCGGTCTACCGGCTCACGGACCGCTTCGAGGCGCATCGGGACACCTACGAGCGGGTTCTCGAGACCGTCGACCACGCCGTCGAAGCCAGGGAGACCGGCGGAGGGGTGGAATGA
- a CDS encoding TVP38/TMEM64 family protein produces MQRATRRQLFGAALFGGVVLAAALLASPGRAVTELHALAARPLLFAPALLAAYLLRPLVAWPISALSILLGFLYGPVAIPVALVGAVVTCSPAYLLARRTGDAGLFAQAGDSGQRFFAATGDVRGLTGLRLMPLPPDPVSYGAGLSGLSLGRFVLGTALGELPWVVAGVLLGSSLETLTVEGVGAGLPLVVGLAALAVLVLGGPLYRRWREGRRSPVE; encoded by the coding sequence GTGCAGCGCGCGACCCGGCGGCAACTGTTCGGCGCGGCCCTCTTCGGGGGGGTCGTCCTCGCGGCGGCGCTCCTCGCCTCGCCCGGCCGGGCCGTCACCGAACTCCACGCGCTCGCGGCCCGGCCGCTCCTGTTCGCGCCGGCGCTGCTGGCGGCGTATCTCCTGCGTCCGCTCGTCGCGTGGCCCATCAGCGCCCTCTCCATCCTGCTGGGCTTCCTCTACGGGCCGGTTGCCATCCCGGTCGCGCTCGTCGGCGCCGTCGTCACCTGTAGCCCGGCATACCTGCTCGCGCGCCGAACAGGCGACGCCGGGCTGTTCGCACAGGCCGGGGATTCCGGCCAGCGTTTCTTCGCCGCGACCGGCGACGTGCGCGGCCTCACGGGACTGCGACTGATGCCGCTCCCACCGGACCCCGTCTCCTACGGCGCGGGCCTGTCTGGGCTCTCGCTCGGTCGGTTCGTCCTCGGGACGGCGCTCGGCGAGTTGCCGTGGGTCGTCGCGGGTGTTCTCCTGGGGTCGTCGCTGGAGACGCTCACGGTCGAGGGCGTCGGCGCCGGCCTCCCGCTCGTGGTGGGGCTGGCAGCGCTGGCCGTGCTCGTGCTCGGTGGGCCCCTCTACCGGCGGTGGCGGGAGGGGCGCAGGTCGCCGGTGGAGTGA
- a CDS encoding DUF5995 family protein, whose protein sequence is MHWYTAAPRLVDTTTARAAWLALRGDLETFGPPESPESELVAPVAAPFDSVDAAVEGLADLETRLRTRGDRRAVFLTIYERMTRAVRDGIEGGRFVDAAWMREYTTTFANYYRRAFLAFERGRLGAVPDPWRVAFGTARRADRLVVQDAFLGVNAHINYDLALALRDVGLDPGRERKYADHRAIDDILSGLVDAQQTALAELYAPEVDDIDRALGRLDETLTLRSMTEGREQAWRIAVVLTDAPWSPLRALARQVLRTTATGAAFLVRGPDLDPALVGRLRAAERDGLDLETVLERVKTTLDDTAV, encoded by the coding sequence ATGCACTGGTACACAGCGGCCCCACGGCTGGTCGACACCACCACGGCACGAGCGGCGTGGCTCGCGCTTCGCGGCGACCTCGAGACGTTCGGACCGCCCGAATCGCCCGAGTCCGAACTCGTCGCCCCGGTCGCGGCGCCGTTCGACTCGGTCGATGCGGCGGTCGAGGGGCTCGCCGACCTCGAGACGCGGCTCCGGACCCGCGGGGACCGCCGGGCCGTCTTCCTCACCATCTACGAGCGGATGACGCGCGCGGTCCGGGACGGCATCGAGGGCGGCCGGTTCGTAGACGCCGCGTGGATGCGCGAGTACACCACCACGTTCGCGAACTACTACCGGCGGGCCTTCCTCGCGTTCGAGCGCGGCCGGCTCGGCGCGGTCCCCGACCCCTGGCGGGTCGCGTTCGGCACCGCACGCCGGGCGGACCGCCTCGTCGTCCAGGACGCCTTCCTCGGTGTGAACGCACACATCAACTACGACCTCGCGCTCGCGCTCCGCGACGTGGGCCTCGACCCCGGCCGGGAGCGGAAGTACGCCGACCACCGGGCCATCGACGACATCCTGTCGGGACTGGTCGATGCCCAGCAGACCGCGCTGGCGGAGCTCTACGCACCCGAGGTCGACGATATCGACAGGGCACTCGGCCGGCTCGACGAGACGCTCACCCTCCGCTCGATGACGGAGGGTCGAGAGCAGGCCTGGCGGATCGCCGTCGTGCTCACCGATGCCCCCTGGTCGCCCCTCAGGGCGCTCGCCAGACAGGTCCTGCGAACGACCGCGACCGGGGCCGCCTTCCTCGTCCGGGGTCCGGACCTCGACCCCGCGCTCGTGGGGCGACTCCGAGCCGCCGAACGCGACGGCCTCGACCTCGAGACGGTGCTGGAGCGAGTGAAGACGACGCTGGACGACACCGCCGTCTGA
- a CDS encoding DUF7490 domain-containing protein, protein MNRERILAAGAVGVVVVALLSAAVVPGAITDPSADDPERPGPLRVVDMPIAPGQVDGETATLRVTPYLRHAGPTTPNVSVVFRAVDSESGLVETTRRVAVGDVTTDGERPVSANLTVEREGGYHIEAIVYTDDRRIDTARRTVSGLDALTPAYARSTVAFTDEEALPALSVGVESTGEDQTTLRVAPSLVNRGDTASEGLRVAVTLRQAESNVVAARTAVDVGTVQPGRTASPETTVSVPAEYNYYVDAVLYRDGVVVDTARGAVNLDPSEPISVNETRREVAFEAGDFESDGGGSGGAPPGTETAVSGGQPGFGAGLAVVALLGAALLARRWSR, encoded by the coding sequence ATGAACCGCGAGCGCATCCTGGCGGCGGGCGCCGTCGGGGTGGTCGTAGTCGCCCTCCTGTCCGCTGCGGTCGTCCCCGGGGCCATCACGGACCCCTCGGCCGACGACCCCGAGCGACCCGGTCCCCTCCGCGTGGTCGACATGCCCATCGCGCCCGGGCAGGTCGACGGGGAGACCGCCACCCTGCGAGTGACCCCATACCTCCGACACGCCGGCCCGACGACGCCGAACGTCTCCGTGGTGTTCCGCGCCGTCGACTCGGAGTCCGGCCTGGTCGAGACCACCCGTCGCGTCGCGGTCGGCGACGTGACGACCGACGGGGAGCGCCCCGTCTCCGCGAACCTGACCGTCGAGCGCGAGGGCGGCTACCACATCGAGGCCATCGTCTACACGGACGACCGACGCATCGACACCGCCCGCCGCACGGTGTCGGGGCTCGATGCCCTCACGCCCGCGTACGCCCGGAGCACCGTCGCGTTCACCGACGAGGAGGCGCTTCCGGCACTGTCGGTCGGCGTCGAGAGCACCGGCGAGGACCAGACGACACTGCGCGTGGCGCCGTCGCTCGTCAACCGCGGCGATACGGCGTCCGAGGGCCTGCGCGTCGCGGTGACGCTCCGGCAGGCCGAGTCGAACGTCGTCGCAGCCCGAACCGCCGTCGACGTGGGAACCGTCCAGCCCGGCCGCACCGCCTCGCCAGAGACGACCGTCTCGGTCCCCGCCGAGTACAACTACTACGTCGACGCCGTGCTGTACCGGGACGGCGTGGTCGTCGACACCGCCCGCGGCGCGGTCAACCTCGACCCGAGCGAACCCATCTCCGTCAACGAGACCCGCCGCGAGGTCGCGTTCGAGGCCGGCGACTTCGAGAGCGACGGCGGCGGCAGTGGCGGCGCACCACCCGGCACCGAGACGGCCGTCTCCGGCGGCCAGCCCGGCTTCGGTGCGGGGCTCGCGGTCGTCGCGCTGCTGGGGGCCGCCCTGCTGGCCCGGCGGTGGTCGCGATGA
- a CDS encoding DUF5830 family protein, which translates to MARDRRGGDGGAGPPGGDADGHPVELGVQLIERLEHAELSLAELVDRIETVTTHPATTRAIIEAAEKRGIIERDGDTVKPTSGRFLTFESEVVERSGDYECKRCGKSLSVGHFIRLEAGELGPFGSSCIEKVTGRRD; encoded by the coding sequence ATGGCGCGCGACCGGCGCGGTGGCGACGGCGGTGCCGGACCACCGGGTGGCGATGCCGACGGCCACCCGGTCGAGCTGGGGGTCCAGCTCATCGAGCGCCTGGAGCACGCCGAGCTATCGCTGGCGGAGCTGGTCGACCGTATCGAGACGGTCACGACCCACCCCGCGACGACGCGGGCCATCATCGAGGCGGCCGAGAAGCGCGGCATCATCGAGCGCGACGGCGACACCGTGAAGCCGACGAGCGGGCGCTTCCTCACGTTCGAGAGCGAGGTCGTCGAGCGAAGCGGCGACTACGAGTGCAAGCGCTGCGGGAAGTCCCTCTCGGTCGGTCACTTCATCCGGCTGGAAGCGGGCGAACTCGGGCCGTTCGGGTCGTCGTGTATCGAGAAGGTCACCGGGCGGCGCGACTGA
- a CDS encoding DUF11 domain-containing protein: protein MTDDELPERGNFTRRRALQVVAAGGAVGLAGCSNPDDPCDLTLSKEHSGDPVTYGGTTEFEISVCNEGDEECTDAVTVTDDLPSGTTFDSVGGSGWTASESGGVVTCEHPNSNGLGGGDCLPTLTLTVEVGQPSEVGPEVANCATVEQGDSETRSKTDCVKVPVEPPEGECDLAISKRYGADVITEGTAATFQIEVCNEGDGVCTDPVTVVDGLPNGVTFDTGGGSGWSVGQSGGSVVATHDNSGGLDPGECLPVLELTLDIGPMSETGDAIRNCASLKVDDANSANDVDCVSVPVEPGELDGECDLAISKRYDGDTVTEGSSATFEIEVCNEGDEICEDDVTVVDGLPAGVTFDSASGTGWSVSQSGGSVVATHDNSGGLDPGECLPVLELTVNIGSMSVTGDAIRNCANLKVADSNAANDRDCVSVPVEPGELDGECDLAVTKSFGADAVTEGSPAAFQIEVCNEGDGVCTDPVTVVDGLPSGVTFDTGGGTGWSFSESSGVVTATHANGGGLDPGECLPTMELNVQIGAIEETGDQIRNCASIEGTDANPDNNQNCVSVPVRPAAGECDLAVTKTHAGGGVVTAGETTEFDIVVCNEGDGDCDEQVTVTDDLPDGVTYASANGTGWSVSQSGGVVTATHGNANGLAPGDCLPALTLTVDVGSIDETGDQIRNCVSIDGSDVNARNDRDCAVVTVTQPVESCNGLTVEKVAATQFTYGEQEEYDITVCNPTDAQCDGQVTVTDDLPDGMSFVSASGSGWSVSASGGVVTATHPNNGTLSPGNCLPTLTLTVQLVPAEQFPGGSDAVQNCADLIVDGAIVDEGCVTHVITNT from the coding sequence ATGACCGACGACGAACTACCGGAGCGGGGGAACTTCACCCGGAGACGGGCCCTCCAGGTCGTTGCAGCGGGGGGTGCTGTCGGCCTCGCGGGGTGTTCGAACCCCGACGACCCCTGTGACCTGACGCTCTCGAAGGAGCACTCCGGTGACCCGGTTACGTACGGGGGAACGACCGAGTTCGAGATCAGCGTCTGCAACGAGGGCGACGAGGAGTGTACCGACGCCGTGACAGTCACCGACGACCTGCCGAGCGGGACGACGTTCGACTCGGTCGGCGGGAGCGGCTGGACGGCCAGCGAGAGCGGGGGGGTCGTCACGTGCGAGCACCCGAACTCGAACGGCCTCGGCGGGGGGGACTGCTTGCCGACCCTGACGCTGACCGTCGAGGTCGGGCAGCCGTCCGAGGTCGGCCCCGAGGTCGCCAACTGCGCCACCGTCGAGCAGGGCGATTCCGAGACGAGGAGCAAGACCGACTGCGTCAAGGTCCCCGTCGAACCACCGGAGGGCGAGTGTGACCTGGCCATCTCCAAGCGGTACGGTGCCGATGTCATCACCGAAGGGACTGCTGCCACCTTCCAGATCGAGGTCTGCAACGAGGGCGACGGGGTCTGTACGGACCCCGTCACGGTCGTCGACGGCCTCCCGAACGGCGTGACGTTCGATACGGGGGGTGGCTCCGGCTGGTCCGTCGGGCAGAGCGGCGGGTCCGTCGTCGCGACCCACGACAACAGTGGCGGACTCGACCCCGGGGAGTGTCTCCCGGTGCTCGAGTTGACGCTCGATATCGGACCGATGTCCGAAACCGGTGACGCGATTCGCAACTGTGCGAGCCTCAAGGTCGACGACGCGAACTCCGCGAACGATGTCGACTGCGTGAGCGTGCCGGTCGAACCCGGCGAACTCGACGGCGAGTGCGACCTGGCCATCTCCAAGCGGTACGACGGCGACACCGTGACGGAGGGGAGTTCCGCCACGTTCGAGATCGAGGTCTGTAACGAAGGGGACGAGATTTGCGAGGACGACGTGACGGTCGTCGACGGCCTGCCGGCCGGCGTAACCTTCGACTCGGCGAGCGGCACCGGCTGGTCCGTCAGCCAGAGCGGTGGGTCGGTCGTCGCGACCCACGACAACAGCGGTGGGCTCGACCCCGGGGAGTGTCTCCCAGTGCTCGAGTTGACCGTCAATATCGGCTCGATGTCCGTCACCGGCGACGCGATCCGCAACTGTGCGAACCTCAAGGTCGCGGATTCGAACGCCGCCAACGACCGCGACTGCGTGAGCGTCCCCGTCGAGCCCGGCGAACTCGACGGCGAGTGCGACCTGGCGGTCACCAAGAGCTTCGGCGCCGACGCCGTGACCGAGGGGAGTCCCGCCGCCTTCCAGATCGAGGTCTGTAACGAGGGCGACGGCGTCTGTACGGACCCCGTCACGGTCGTCGACGGCCTCCCGAGCGGCGTGACCTTCGACACGGGGGGCGGCACCGGCTGGAGCTTCAGCGAGTCCAGCGGAGTCGTGACGGCGACCCACGCCAACGGCGGTGGGCTCGACCCCGGCGAGTGTCTCCCGACGATGGAGCTGAACGTCCAGATCGGCGCCATCGAGGAGACGGGCGACCAGATCCGCAACTGTGCCAGCATCGAGGGCACGGACGCGAACCCCGACAACAACCAGAACTGCGTGAGCGTGCCCGTCCGGCCCGCCGCGGGCGAGTGCGACCTTGCGGTCACCAAGACCCATGCTGGTGGCGGCGTGGTGACCGCGGGGGAGACGACCGAGTTCGACATCGTGGTCTGTAACGAGGGCGACGGCGACTGCGACGAGCAGGTGACTGTCACCGACGACCTGCCCGACGGTGTGACGTACGCCTCGGCGAACGGGACCGGCTGGAGTGTCAGCCAGAGCGGCGGCGTCGTCACCGCGACGCACGGCAACGCCAACGGGCTCGCGCCCGGGGACTGCCTCCCGGCGCTGACCCTGACGGTCGATGTCGGCTCGATCGACGAGACCGGCGATCAGATCCGCAACTGCGTCAGTATCGACGGTAGCGACGTGAACGCGAGGAACGACCGCGACTGCGCGGTCGTGACCGTCACGCAGCCGGTCGAGAGCTGTAACGGCCTCACCGTCGAGAAGGTGGCCGCGACACAGTTCACCTACGGCGAGCAGGAGGAGTACGACATCACGGTCTGTAACCCGACGGACGCACAGTGTGACGGCCAGGTCACCGTGACCGACGACCTGCCCGACGGGATGTCGTTCGTCTCCGCGTCCGGGAGCGGCTGGAGCGTCTCGGCGAGTGGTGGCGTCGTCACCGCGACCCACCCCAACAACGGGACGCTCTCGCCCGGAAACTGCCTCCCGACGCTGACGCTGACCGTCCAACTCGTCCCGGCGGAACAGTTCCCCGGCGGTTCGGACGCCGTCCAGAACTGCGCGGACCTGATCGTGGATGGCGCCATCGTCGACGAGGGCTGTGTCACCCACGTGATTACGAACACCTGA
- a CDS encoding bacterio-opsin activator domain-containing protein encodes MSVLLEFTIEADAFQLGRVLAPPPGLRLELERVVPTGSMVTPFVWATGDDHLTFEETVRSHPDIESLTSLDRFEGRRLYRLGWHDSPTDLVAAFVRSDAVILEARGGDTWEFRLRFPDHHDLSTFYNAVREQEIPIHVGRTYTQVEPVESGQMFHLTPEQREALVLAVRRGYFASPSAVQLDELAGELGISRQATSKRIRRGNEAILESVLLSSDTDRD; translated from the coding sequence ATGAGCGTCCTTCTGGAGTTCACCATCGAGGCGGACGCGTTCCAGCTCGGGCGGGTGCTGGCACCGCCGCCCGGACTACGCCTGGAACTCGAGCGCGTCGTCCCGACCGGGTCGATGGTCACGCCGTTCGTGTGGGCGACCGGGGACGATCATCTCACCTTCGAGGAGACCGTCCGCTCCCATCCCGACATCGAATCCCTGACCTCGCTCGACCGATTCGAGGGCCGGAGACTGTATCGACTCGGATGGCACGACTCACCGACGGACCTGGTCGCGGCCTTCGTCCGTTCGGATGCCGTCATCCTCGAGGCTCGGGGGGGTGACACGTGGGAGTTCCGGCTTCGGTTCCCCGACCACCACGACCTCTCGACGTTCTACAACGCCGTCCGCGAGCAGGAGATTCCGATCCACGTCGGTCGAACCTACACCCAGGTCGAACCGGTCGAGAGTGGCCAGATGTTCCACCTGACGCCGGAGCAACGGGAAGCGCTCGTGCTAGCGGTCCGGCGAGGCTACTTCGCGTCCCCGAGTGCGGTGCAGCTCGACGAACTCGCCGGCGAACTCGGAATCAGCAGGCAAGCGACCTCGAAGCGCATCCGACGAGGCAACGAGGCGATCCTCGAGAGCGTCCTGCTGTCCTCGGATACGGACCGGGACTGA
- a CDS encoding DUF7115 domain-containing protein, whose protein sequence is MDVPDLVADALDGESVLASVGIGGDDGVFVTPQRTLVYKGDGLLSDESVGTHEHGFDRLELKQGRRRTSFTLHYYDREESFAVGSSYAQDVVKTVLSAHLRATGTLAADEQVRGVYRFNELTVVVGTERLLKHVGGAVWSEDYEAYPYADLTRLDFEEGGHAMQVVIAVSGRPERIKVPNERAAEVRRTIEEAALSFHDADSLAALNEAVAPEEPEEQEGEPGPDYADSGIDSLIDRGKGGGDAGSPTTTGGDAATTEDADGSADADTTAEAPTGSDADGFVSAADTEVLGRLEALETKVDEQTELIERQQETIEQLVDELRRGR, encoded by the coding sequence ATGGACGTTCCGGACCTCGTGGCCGACGCACTGGACGGGGAGTCGGTCCTCGCGTCGGTGGGTATCGGCGGTGACGACGGCGTCTTCGTCACGCCGCAACGGACGCTGGTCTACAAGGGTGACGGCCTGCTCAGCGACGAGTCCGTCGGGACACACGAGCACGGGTTCGACCGGCTGGAGCTGAAGCAGGGCCGGCGCCGAACCTCGTTCACGCTCCACTACTACGACCGCGAGGAGTCGTTCGCGGTCGGCTCCAGCTACGCACAGGATGTGGTCAAGACGGTGCTGTCGGCCCACCTGCGCGCGACGGGGACTCTCGCCGCCGACGAGCAGGTCCGCGGTGTCTACCGCTTCAACGAGCTCACGGTCGTCGTCGGGACCGAACGCCTGCTCAAGCACGTCGGCGGCGCGGTCTGGTCCGAGGACTACGAGGCCTACCCGTACGCCGACCTGACGCGGCTGGACTTCGAGGAGGGTGGCCACGCGATGCAGGTCGTCATCGCCGTGTCGGGGCGCCCGGAGCGAATCAAGGTGCCCAACGAGCGGGCAGCCGAGGTCCGACGCACCATCGAGGAGGCCGCCCTCTCGTTCCACGACGCCGACTCGCTCGCGGCGCTCAACGAGGCCGTCGCCCCGGAAGAACCCGAGGAGCAGGAGGGGGAGCCGGGGCCGGACTACGCCGACAGCGGTATCGACTCGCTCATCGACCGTGGCAAGGGCGGCGGCGACGCCGGCTCCCCGACGACGACCGGAGGGGACGCCGCCACGACGGAGGACGCCGACGGGTCCGCGGACGCGGACACGACGGCCGAGGCCCCGACCGGGTCCGACGCCGATGGCTTCGTCTCCGCGGCCGATACGGAGGTCCTCGGCCGACTGGAGGCGCTGGAGACGAAGGTCGACGAGCAGACCGAACTCATCGAGCGCCAGCAGGAGACCATCGAGCAACTGGTCGACGAGCTCCGGCGCGGGCGCTGA
- a CDS encoding molybdopterin-dependent oxidoreductase — MKRQELTVAIRERWVAALVALAAGGAAVAGSYAAAGFTPSYVVAPVETVLARYIPGAFITFAIVVLGDLGKQLSLIGATLLSTLVLGTLAGLGRTIAEQAGLRPLAGPFAGIPVWGATAALTGRPVLSLGAGLAAALVVSLAGLAGRMTRADDPSPARRRVVTSLAGLAGLGTAGWLLGNRRTASGGPAAPPTPAAGQAGSGDDGSDTQAAAGETPAPTETEMLLAEAEEKSFGVDGLEPLVSEEFYHVDISSVNPQVQAQDWSLSVTGAVPEETSFDYQDIIERESTLEFSTLRCVGERLNGKKTDTALWEGVRVGDLLEAANVPDRCCVMARGADSFFEEFPVAALRESLLVYRMNGDLLPRAHGYPARLVVPGHWGEIHVKWVDELEILDEPAKGYWEKKGWHGTGPVNTVAKLYAVNDLPDGRKQVAGHSYAGTRGIRTVEVSTDGGSTWNEAELTEELPGRAVWRQWRYDYEPPGSTHEVVVRAVDGEGTLQPQEDSGPYPSGPSGWVSRRVD, encoded by the coding sequence ATGAAGCGACAGGAACTCACGGTGGCGATTCGGGAGCGGTGGGTCGCGGCGCTCGTCGCGCTGGCGGCCGGCGGCGCGGCGGTGGCCGGGTCGTACGCCGCGGCCGGCTTCACGCCCTCGTACGTCGTCGCACCGGTCGAGACGGTTCTCGCGCGATACATCCCCGGCGCGTTCATCACGTTCGCCATCGTCGTGCTGGGCGACCTCGGGAAGCAACTGAGCCTCATCGGCGCCACGCTGCTCAGCACGCTCGTCCTCGGGACGCTCGCCGGCCTGGGGCGGACCATCGCCGAGCAGGCCGGCCTGCGACCGCTGGCCGGTCCGTTCGCCGGCATCCCCGTGTGGGGCGCGACCGCCGCGCTGACCGGGCGGCCGGTCCTCTCGCTGGGCGCGGGCCTGGCCGCGGCACTGGTGGTCAGCCTGGCGGGACTCGCGGGCCGCATGACGCGGGCCGACGACCCGTCGCCGGCCCGGCGCCGCGTCGTCACCAGTCTCGCAGGACTCGCAGGGCTGGGGACAGCCGGCTGGCTCCTCGGGAACCGGCGGACAGCGTCCGGCGGGCCGGCTGCGCCCCCCACACCCGCCGCGGGGCAGGCCGGCAGCGGCGACGACGGCTCGGACACCCAGGCCGCGGCGGGTGAGACGCCCGCGCCGACGGAGACCGAGATGCTGCTGGCCGAGGCCGAGGAGAAGAGCTTCGGCGTCGACGGGCTGGAGCCGCTGGTCAGCGAGGAGTTCTACCACGTCGACATCAGCTCCGTCAACCCGCAGGTACAGGCCCAGGACTGGTCGCTGTCGGTCACGGGCGCCGTGCCCGAGGAGACGAGTTTCGACTATCAGGATATCATCGAGCGCGAGTCGACGCTGGAGTTCTCGACGCTGCGCTGTGTCGGCGAGCGGCTCAACGGGAAGAAGACCGACACCGCACTCTGGGAGGGCGTCCGCGTCGGCGACCTGCTCGAGGCGGCGAACGTGCCGGACCGATGCTGTGTGATGGCCCGGGGCGCCGACAGCTTCTTCGAGGAGTTCCCGGTCGCTGCGCTCCGGGAGTCACTGCTCGTCTACCGGATGAACGGCGACCTCCTGCCGCGGGCCCACGGCTACCCGGCCCGACTGGTCGTCCCCGGGCACTGGGGGGAGATCCACGTGAAGTGGGTCGACGAGCTGGAGATCCTCGACGAGCCGGCGAAAGGCTACTGGGAGAAGAAGGGCTGGCACGGCACCGGCCCGGTCAATACCGTCGCGAAGCTGTACGCTGTGAACGACCTCCCGGACGGGCGCAAGCAGGTCGCCGGGCACTCATACGCCGGGACGCGTGGCATCCGGACCGTCGAGGTGTCGACGGATGGCGGGAGCACCTGGAACGAGGCCGAGCTGACGGAGGAACTGCCCGGGCGCGCCGTGTGGCGCCAGTGGAGGTACGACTACGAGCCGCCCGGCAGCACGCACGAGGTGGTGGTGCGGGCCGTGGACGGCGAGGGAACGCTGCAGCCACAGGAGGACAGCGGTCCCTACCCCAGCGGCCCGAGCGGCTGGGTCTCACGGAGAGTGGACTGA
- a CDS encoding HVO_2523 family zinc finger protein — MSGPPTCPMCDADLYRRHCKYVCPQHGTIMDCSDNFWT; from the coding sequence ATGAGCGGGCCGCCGACCTGTCCGATGTGCGATGCGGACCTCTACAGGCGCCACTGCAAGTACGTCTGCCCGCAGCACGGTACCATCATGGATTGCAGCGACAACTTCTGGACCTGA